The following are from one region of the Halarcobacter sp. genome:
- a CDS encoding 16S rRNA (uracil(1498)-N(3))-methyltransferase — MQFSFHEKAGESNIEILDDLYKYLIKARRHKVDEIIPFRNLLDNIIYFYKITSIDRKKAFLNLESSEEKIVENTNKLHLAWCVVDPKTVEKSIASLNELGLDKITFIYCEYSQKNFKMNFEKLNKILINSSSQCGRSSIIKLEEKSSLDEFLKQNPQSYILDFSKKSIDEVSENIDTIILGCEGGFSKLERDKFDSEKIIGFKSNLILKSETAAVSAVSKILI, encoded by the coding sequence ATGCAGTTCTCTTTTCACGAAAAAGCAGGTGAATCAAATATTGAAATTTTAGATGATTTATATAAATATTTAATAAAAGCTAGAAGACATAAAGTTGATGAGATTATCCCTTTTAGAAATCTCTTAGATAATATTATCTATTTTTATAAAATCACTTCTATAGATAGAAAAAAAGCTTTTTTAAATTTAGAATCAAGTGAAGAAAAAATTGTTGAAAATACAAATAAACTCCACCTTGCTTGGTGTGTTGTTGATCCTAAAACTGTTGAAAAATCTATAGCTTCTTTAAACGAATTAGGACTTGATAAAATTACTTTTATTTATTGTGAGTATTCTCAAAAGAATTTTAAAATGAATTTTGAAAAATTAAACAAGATATTGATTAATTCATCTTCTCAATGTGGAAGAAGTTCAATTATTAAACTAGAAGAAAAATCTTCATTGGATGAATTTTTAAAACAGAATCCTCAATCTTATATTTTAGATTTTTCAAAAAAATCAATTGATGAAGTTAGTGAAAACATAGATACAATTATTTTAGGTTGTGAAGGTGGTTTTTCAAAACTTGAAAGAGATAAATTTGATAGTGAAAAAATAATTGGATTTAAATCTAATTTGATTTTAAAGAGTGAAACAGCTGCAGTTTCAGCAGTTTCAAAAATATTGATTTAA
- a CDS encoding c-type cytochrome: MRELKILAVVVVLTLVTYWGVEPFAHSQMHPHVEPADYSFEDVQADVADIKALTGNAENGAVLVQANCTACHSIEAQGFPQLMDDASSAAAYGVVPPDLGTAGKLYNPDFLAAFIKDPAKATKTSHKFVDGKVHPMPGYGWMQPQEIADMVAYLQAIAPKEMTDKEVFQNACQRCHGIKYGDMMNGTMGAKTPVENIKAYMGKIPPDLSQYIRSRGAQYIHEFVNDPQKHLEGTAMPRVGLTHDAEKQVVSYMEKVGDSKKQEREELGPKFLIYLVIFAIFAWLWKASKWREVH; this comes from the coding sequence ATGAGAGAATTAAAAATATTAGCTGTAGTAGTTGTATTAACACTTGTTACTTACTGGGGTGTTGAGCCATTCGCACACTCACAAATGCACCCACATGTTGAACCTGCTGATTATTCATTTGAAGATGTACAAGCAGATGTTGCTGATATAAAAGCATTAACAGGTAATGCAGAAAATGGTGCAGTATTAGTGCAAGCTAATTGTACTGCTTGTCACTCAATTGAAGCTCAAGGTTTTCCACAACTTATGGATGATGCTAGCTCAGCTGCAGCTTATGGTGTAGTTCCTCCAGATTTAGGAACAGCAGGAAAACTTTATAATCCTGACTTCTTAGCTGCATTTATTAAAGACCCAGCAAAAGCTACTAAAACTTCACACAAATTTGTTGATGGAAAAGTTCACCCAATGCCTGGTTATGGATGGATGCAACCTCAAGAGATTGCTGATATGGTAGCTTATTTACAAGCAATTGCTCCAAAAGAGATGACAGATAAAGAAGTATTCCAAAATGCTTGTCAAAGATGTCATGGTATTAAATATGGAGATATGATGAATGGTACAATGGGTGCTAAAACACCAGTTGAAAATATCAAAGCATATATGGGGAAAATTCCACCTGATTTATCACAATATATTAGATCAAGAGGTGCTCAATATATTCACGAATTTGTTAATGATCCACAAAAACATTTAGAGGGTACAGCTATGCCTAGAGTTGGTTTAACTCATGATGCAGAGAAACAAGTTGTATCTTATATGGAAAAAGTTGGGGATTCTAAAAAACAAGAAAGAGAAGAATTAGGACCAAAATTCTTAATTTACTTAGTAATTTTTGCAATCTTTGCATGGTTATGGAAAGCAAGTAAATGGAGAGAAGTTCATTAA
- a CDS encoding cytochrome bc complex cytochrome b subunit, which translates to MAKITKANSVGEWLDQRLNTTTFNKVMMTEYWIPKDINFLWAMGVLLATTFGILVISGIFLMMYYKPDVNLAFDSVNYTIMQEVAFGWLFRHMHGVAASVVFLIIYIHMFTGIYYGSYKQGREMIWISGMLLFMTFSAAGFSGYMLPWGQMSYWAAMVITNLFGGVPVIGDALVVWIRGDFNVADATLTRFFMLHVFLLPIVIMALIAFHFYTLRIPHVNNQTSEDLDFDAEAEKYLSGNKKESKVIPFWPIFISKDLAVLGIFLIFYFYLVFFHYNFAMDPVNFDPADNMVTPAHIYPEWYFLWSYEVLRGFFFDVGPVKAFDIGLAAFGFANAIFLVLPWLDRDTKILPAHKRPAFFVWFWILMVDLIVLTIWGKLPPTGTNAWIGFFAATAFILLFVILPIVTKIDAKKRGE; encoded by the coding sequence ATGGCAAAAATTACTAAAGCTAACTCTGTTGGGGAGTGGTTAGACCAAAGATTAAACACTACTACGTTTAACAAAGTAATGATGACTGAATACTGGATTCCAAAAGATATCAACTTCTTATGGGCTATGGGTGTTCTTTTAGCAACTACTTTTGGTATCCTTGTTATTTCTGGTATCTTCTTAATGATGTATTACAAACCAGATGTAAATTTAGCATTTGATTCAGTTAACTATACAATTATGCAAGAAGTTGCATTTGGTTGGTTATTTAGACATATGCACGGTGTAGCAGCTTCTGTTGTATTCTTAATTATCTATATTCACATGTTTACAGGTATCTATTATGGTTCTTATAAACAAGGTAGAGAGATGATTTGGATCTCTGGTATGTTATTATTTATGACATTCTCAGCTGCTGGATTCTCTGGATATATGTTACCATGGGGACAAATGTCTTACTGGGCTGCTATGGTTATTACTAACCTATTTGGTGGTGTTCCAGTTATTGGTGACGCTCTTGTTGTATGGATTAGAGGTGACTTTAACGTTGCAGATGCTACATTAACAAGATTCTTTATGTTACACGTATTCTTATTACCAATCGTAATTATGGCTCTTATTGCATTCCACTTTTACACACTAAGAATTCCACACGTAAACAACCAAACTTCTGAAGATTTAGATTTTGATGCTGAAGCTGAAAAATATCTAAGTGGAAATAAAAAAGAGTCAAAAGTTATCCCTTTCTGGCCAATTTTTATCTCTAAAGATTTAGCTGTATTAGGTATTTTCTTAATTTTCTATTTCTATTTAGTATTCTTCCATTATAACTTTGCAATGGACCCAGTTAACTTCGATCCTGCTGATAACATGGTTACTCCTGCACACATTTATCCAGAATGGTATTTCTTATGGTCATATGAAGTGTTAAGAGGATTCTTCTTTGATGTTGGTCCTGTTAAAGCATTTGATATTGGTTTAGCTGCATTTGGTTTTGCAAATGCTATTTTCCTTGTATTACCTTGGTTAGATAGAGATACAAAAATTTTACCAGCTCATAAAAGACCAGCTTTCTTTGTATGGTTCTGGATTTTAATGGTTGACTTAATCGTATTAACAATTTGGGGTAAATTACCTCCAACAGGTACAAACGCATGGATTGGATTCTTTGCAGCAACAGCATTTATCCTATTATTTGTAATACTTCCAATTGTTACAAAAATTGATGCTAAAAAGAGAGGTGAGTAA